The Lutra lutra chromosome 10, mLutLut1.2, whole genome shotgun sequence genome contains a region encoding:
- the LOC125079088 gene encoding uncharacterized protein LOC125079088 isoform X1, with product MQVNSLSQDNNWKHRHSNGINPWDQATPYPEFSPSAALDTPSPGHRRLCPLAHPSSNSSALSPTQQDTPALQTQRENSHPGTEESEAPEEIAPRDIKYRLEPLPKAPPPTQPPGYFSQYCKPLWLPFSKTCGECYKPWRKKPETYPGKKSSHSGDYHMSTTPQISFQNPLLGESMFPVHVQGRKIEPIMRPSYVEYISQHQSNFQASGWNQVLKTNPNKSSQGINKYIQAVQKDTAPGWQPTMHQRQRPRWLKQEMTLLGRKTTAKFDGDTVTRMPYLPPPKSLVNRVKGKCPSSTLRALKAKLQTETAGKQFSQAHYGDPHHRGHEKLPGVGLPAPTEDQTTTRTSYMPLFSERLNLCKPKVNSIKWEPNTISLLNKGKHSGQSSCLKTSSRSNYDNNRTQNSQM from the exons ATGCAGGTCAACAGTCTGTCTCAGGACAacaactg GAAACACAGACATAGCAACGGCATCAATCCATGGGATCAGGCAACCCCCTACCCAGAGTTCAGCCCATCAGCTG ctctAGACACCCCCTCTCCAGGGCACAGAAGACTCTGCCCACTTGCCCACCCTTCTTCAAATAGCTCAGCCCTCAGTCCCACCCAGCAAGACACACCGGCTCTCCAAACCCAGCGGGAGAACAGCCATCCCGGTACTGAG GAGTCAGAAGCCCCGGAGGAAATAGCCCCGCGAGATATTAAATACCGCCTGGAGCCCCTTCCCAAGGCTCCACCCCCGACGCAGCCCCCAGGCTACTTCAGCCAGTACTGCAAGCCTCTGTGGCTCCCCTTCAGCAAAACCTGTGGAGAATGTTACAAGCCCTGGAGGAAAAAGCCAGAGACTTATCCAGGGAAGAAGTCCTCCCATTCAG GTGACTACCACATGAGCACTACTCCTCAGATTTCCTTCCAGAACCCACTTCTTGGCGAGTCGATGTTCCCAGTTCATGTTCAGGGCAGAAAAATAGAGCCAATAATGCGTCCCAGCTACGTGGAGTATATCAGCCAACACCAGAGTAACTTCCAAGCCTCGGGGTGGAATCAAGTGCTCAAAACCAACCCAAACAAAAGCAGCCAGGGGATCAA CAAATATATCCAGGCGGTGCAGAAAGACACTGCCCCTGGCTGGCAGCCCACTATGCATCAGCGCCAGAGGCCAAGATGGCTGAAGCAGGAGATGACCCTCCTGGGTAGGAAGACCACTGCCAAGTTTGATGGAGACACAGTAACCAGG ATGCCTTATCTACCTCCTCCCAAATCCTTGGTAAACAGAGTCAAGGGTAAGTGCCCCTCTAGCACACTCAGGGCCCTCAAAGCCAAGTTGCAAACTGAAACTGCAGGCAAGCAATTCTCCCAAGCACACTATGGAGACCCTCACCACAGAGGCCACGAGAAGCTGCCG GGCGTGGGTTTGCCGGCACCAACTGAAGATCAAACTACCACCAGGACCTCCTACATGCCCTTGTTTTCTGAAAGGTTGAACCTGTGTAAGCCCAAGGTCAACAGCATCAAATGGGAACCAAACACAATTTCTCTACTGAACAAAGGAAAACATTCAG GCCAGTCCAGCTGCCTGAAAACCAGCTCTAGAAGCAATTATGACAACAACAGGACTCAAAATTCCCAAATGTAa
- the LOC125079088 gene encoding uncharacterized protein LOC125079088 isoform X2, which produces MGSGNPLPRVQPISCSALSPTQQDTPALQTQRENSHPGTEESEAPEEIAPRDIKYRLEPLPKAPPPTQPPGYFSQYCKPLWLPFSKTCGECYKPWRKKPETYPGKKSSHSGDYHMSTTPQISFQNPLLGESMFPVHVQGRKIEPIMRPSYVEYISQHQSNFQASGWNQVLKTNPNKSSQGINKYIQAVQKDTAPGWQPTMHQRQRPRWLKQEMTLLGRKTTAKFDGDTVTRMPYLPPPKSLVNRVKGKCPSSTLRALKAKLQTETAGKQFSQAHYGDPHHRGHEKLPGVGLPAPTEDQTTTRTSYMPLFSERLNLCKPKVNSIKWEPNTISLLNKGKHSGQSSCLKTSSRSNYDNNRTQNSQM; this is translated from the exons ATGGGATCAGGCAACCCCCTACCCAGAGTTCAGCCCATCAGCTG CTCAGCCCTCAGTCCCACCCAGCAAGACACACCGGCTCTCCAAACCCAGCGGGAGAACAGCCATCCCGGTACTGAG GAGTCAGAAGCCCCGGAGGAAATAGCCCCGCGAGATATTAAATACCGCCTGGAGCCCCTTCCCAAGGCTCCACCCCCGACGCAGCCCCCAGGCTACTTCAGCCAGTACTGCAAGCCTCTGTGGCTCCCCTTCAGCAAAACCTGTGGAGAATGTTACAAGCCCTGGAGGAAAAAGCCAGAGACTTATCCAGGGAAGAAGTCCTCCCATTCAG GTGACTACCACATGAGCACTACTCCTCAGATTTCCTTCCAGAACCCACTTCTTGGCGAGTCGATGTTCCCAGTTCATGTTCAGGGCAGAAAAATAGAGCCAATAATGCGTCCCAGCTACGTGGAGTATATCAGCCAACACCAGAGTAACTTCCAAGCCTCGGGGTGGAATCAAGTGCTCAAAACCAACCCAAACAAAAGCAGCCAGGGGATCAA CAAATATATCCAGGCGGTGCAGAAAGACACTGCCCCTGGCTGGCAGCCCACTATGCATCAGCGCCAGAGGCCAAGATGGCTGAAGCAGGAGATGACCCTCCTGGGTAGGAAGACCACTGCCAAGTTTGATGGAGACACAGTAACCAGG ATGCCTTATCTACCTCCTCCCAAATCCTTGGTAAACAGAGTCAAGGGTAAGTGCCCCTCTAGCACACTCAGGGCCCTCAAAGCCAAGTTGCAAACTGAAACTGCAGGCAAGCAATTCTCCCAAGCACACTATGGAGACCCTCACCACAGAGGCCACGAGAAGCTGCCG GGCGTGGGTTTGCCGGCACCAACTGAAGATCAAACTACCACCAGGACCTCCTACATGCCCTTGTTTTCTGAAAGGTTGAACCTGTGTAAGCCCAAGGTCAACAGCATCAAATGGGAACCAAACACAATTTCTCTACTGAACAAAGGAAAACATTCAG GCCAGTCCAGCTGCCTGAAAACCAGCTCTAGAAGCAATTATGACAACAACAGGACTCAAAATTCCCAAATGTAa